A stretch of DNA from Montipora foliosa isolate CH-2021 chromosome 4, ASM3666993v2, whole genome shotgun sequence:
TTTTACAAGTAAATAAAGTTACAAATggcaattacaaaaaaaattggcatgTTTAGAAATCATAAAGATTtgatcttttgaagaaaataccGTAATTGCAATGTTCTCTGTTTCCAAATTTTGAGGTCAAATTTGTTTTtcgaaaggttacgtttatacaaacgttggccgtgaagcacttatattttaaacagagttaactgaatacattacactctattcagttaactctgtttaaaatataagtgctacacggccaacgtttgtataaacgtaacctttccttgtacttgtacatgttcattgccgtgactttaacatcttcacttcccacggcctgctcccgtctgatcttgtagctcagtcggtagagcggcggagatctaacccgaaggtcgtgggttcaattcccaccctggtcagagtttttctctgtccttgtgtgggcccatttccatctgtagggctaacgctcacatggttcatatgggactgaaatctagcacttcacattaccctctattcagttaactctgtttaaaatataagtgctacacggccaacgtttgtataaacgtaacctttccttgtacttgtacatgttcattgccgtgactttaaatcttcacttcccacggcctgctcccgtctgaccttgtagctcagtcggtagagcggcggaggtctaacccgaaggtcgtgggttcaattcccaccctggtcagagtttttctctgtccttgtgtgggcccatttccatctgtagggctaacgctcacatggttcatatgggactgaaatctagcacttcacattacactctattcagttaaatttgtttttggttttcaagtttAACATACCGTCCCATATATGATCACTTTTATTAGACAAGCCTTTTAGAAAAAGCCCTTTCATTTAGTACCTCGGATATGTAGAGTAGCTGTATAGGAACGCTATTAGCCTAAAAAAAAATGCAGAATAAAAATTATAGAATGAAATGAGAAAGGAGAAAATACCGGTATACAAATGTTCACGACTTTATAATTTGCCATCCCCCGaaaaaaagaagtcattgtttcaacggCAAATTATCCTCTATTTTGTCCCAATGAAAACTAGGAGAGACGACACAGGTAAACATCGCAGATGCGGCGGAAATAAACTCGCTTTTCCCTCTCTTGAGAATCCGAAAAATCTCTCCGACTTTTTTCGTTTTCATCTCGGTTTTTTGTCCTGGGTTTCTTTCTGTTTCCTCATCTTGGTACTAAGGCTTCATCAGTCTGGGGAAAGACTTAATTCAAATTAAAACCTTCTGCCTTTTTAATAGATTTAATGGCTAAAGGAAGCGTGCGAATGTCGCGTGCCTCGATCCCGCATCCACACATCACGTTGTGCAGCGGGAAAATAAAGTTGTGGGCGTCTCTCCTTAGCCTCCCCACCCAGGAGGGCTTCTCACCAACCAGGCTTCCATGTCACCACCACAGCCGATAGTATTTCAGTTTCACGCAACGATGTCCTTCAGTTGTTATCGATGCATGCGAGATTTGTTCTCGAATCTTTACATTTCAAGCCCCTATGTtcactgaaaaagaaaacaaatttattGAGTCAAATACGAAGCGTCTTCAAAGCTGGTTATATCTACGAGTATTGCTTTCGTTTGAACGAGGCGTATATTCGCTTCTTTACTATCTGACTCAGATGGAAAACGACGAGGTGTTTGTTAACGATGGGCCCGGGTTTCGGAGTCATCTCAGCCAACGGAGTCCAACAGAATTCAAAACCCTCACGTCAGCTGATGGCAGAGATAGAAATCGACCGTTTTCCATTTCTCATCCCCCAAGCGGTGTTTCAACGAAGCCCAATCCAAGTTCTTTTAGCCCAGTCAAGGACTTCATTGCCAATTTTGTAAACAGAAAGGGAGGGAAAAAACGCTCCAGTATTAAACGATCCGTAACAACGGAAAATGTGACCGACGAAGCGGCTCCCGTTAGACACATCGGAAGAGGACATTCGTTTATTTCTCTTCATTTGAGAAATCCAACATGGTGTGATTGCTGTGGAGAATTTATTTGGGGACTTTTCAAGCAGTGTGTGCGATGTAAAAGTAAGTAAGCTTACAATTGGCTTGTGTACACATTTCAGTTGACTGCTCGTATCCTCCTTAAATCTAATTTAAACTTCAATTGTTTTCTTGTCGCGTGTTTATGAACTTGCGGTAATCGCCGGGAAACATCTGCGGGTCTTGCTCAATTTAATTAAAAACGGCGACAGAAATCATTAAGAGGACTTCTGTTGGCCCCATCATTCTAGTACAGTTGACACAAAACTGAAAACATGTGTTCTggcaacaaatttgaattccaGAGATATAATTATGTGAATTGTCCTTTCAGCACGTTTGAAGAACACTAAACTCTCTAGATGGCAGGAAACTGGAGGTTTACGTACAAAACTGTTAATTCTCTTTCGCAAATGTAATTGAAGGAATGCAATCGTAGCATTTGCAAAACCAAGAGAACAATACAAGAGAACCACATAACTACTTTAAAATTACTGTTTAAAGAATCATGATAAACGTTAATTTGTGGTTGAACCAGAATTCAGAGGCTTGTCGTGACAAAGTAAACTTACACGTACAAGTTTTTGCTCTGCTGTTAAAAATTTACGAAATGAGCATCCGACATGTTAAGTCCTTAGTACGTTTGTGGCCCTTCAAATATTGTTTCTGTTAGCAAAGGAATAAACGGTTTCCTTGCAAGTAGATAATATAAAAGACCAGATGTTGTCTTTTGGTAGATAAAGTACAATATAACTGTACAGCTGAACTAAATTAGGAAATTAAATTAATAGATGTCTAATGACTCAAAATATATTAACTTCCTTATGGATCTTGTGCTCTGTTTTGATCAAACCATCCTTTAGTTTCTAATCCTCTTTGGTTGGAGTGGTTCAAATTTCCCTTCAGAATGCTTCAAACCATTTTTTGTAGGTTGAAAAGTTAGCCATATAAGCAACAGTTAATGATAGTGCAGGATAGCTGAAACTTCAAGTAGGGCTTTTTCTGCCACTCTTACGTCACAGGATATGGCATAAAAAGCTAATGTCAGCAGGTTTGCCAGAGTCAGCTTAACCCATCGTCAAATGACATATGACCTTCTTTAAGGGTTTAGACCATGTGAGTAATAATTGATGACTTGTAGAGGAAGAAAAGCTCTCAAACACTCATTGACTGTCCTGCCTTATTGACCAGGGCTTTACTCAAGGAATAGTTATTTCCTTCCCTCTTTGCTTTGACATATGACCTTCTTTAAGTGTTTTGGCCATGTGAATAATAGTGACAGTCTGTTGATCAATGACTTGCAGAGGAAGAAAGCTCTCAAACGCTCATAGACTGTCCTGCCTTATTGACCAGGGCTTTACTCGAGGAATAGTTATTTCCTTACCTCTTTGCTTTGGCAGAATGGTGATAGACAAGTATTATGGCATTATTATGATATGTATTATGGCAGCTTTGGTCTTTTTGGTCTAGTTTTTCCAATAGTCCTGTTGCAGTTCTCTTTGTTTTTTCACTAATAATTTCTCAAAATAACTATGGCGAAGACTCGATGAAGCTAACCAAAGTTACAAAGGCTTTTGCATCTGGCCCTTGAATTGGTCTCTTTTTGTAACAGATTGCAAGTACACATGCCACAAACGCTGTCAAGAACAAGTTGATCTGGATTGCACTGGTGGCTGGCATTTAGGAAGAAATAATTCTGTTGATGAAATCACAATGAAAACATTACATCTCATTGAACGGGCAAGTCATAAACATAGATCCCTGCATTAAACTTTTGTGTTGCTTACATGTTTATTTGTTACCCAGCACTCATGAGGCCTTAGTAGGAGGTCTGTGGTATCACACTTTCTGCCTTACTGAGACAGCTGCAAAGAAAATTTGTTGCAATAATTTAGTTACTGTAGCTGCAGCCAGTGTTTGTTCCCTGCAAATAAACATTTCAGACACCTTATTGAGAGCAAGGTGAGATTTGTCATGTTCTTTCAAGTGAAACTCATTCACATGTTTTAAGCTGAACAAAATGAGGATGAAAGTACATATAGATTGTCTGTCAACAGTTCAAtttgttgcattttttcaaTAAATGAGGAACTAAACCACATATCCTTCTTTCAGGATGACAAAAGAAAGGAACCTTTTATGCTCCACACAGAGTCCCCAACAGGAAGCCTTTTGCGGCAAAAAATTGACGAATTCAATTCCTCAACGATTGGTCTTATAATGACCATGGTAAAAATATATTACTggcatttttgttgttttcaggaGCACTGGTTTTTCATACCATTTATGTCAATAAAAAGAATAACTGGCTAGTTTATGAAAGCAAGTACCAGCAGATGAAAAATGGTTGATCTGAAATGTTTTTCACAGGAATTTGAATACGGATCAGCTTGAAAAAAAGCCCTAGTTAATTTGAGTGGGATCTATTTTTGCAAGCAGAGAATAAGattcttaaaattttaaagcaaatttaattAAATTCATTACTTTTTCCTTATGAACTGCATCTTCAACCAGTTCTTATAATATAAGAATTTCACATTAGTTTTATCTTTAAAGTTAGTCAATGATTTTTGCATATCACTGATGTTACTATTCACCAAACCACAAGCCAATTTGTCTGTTATTTCAGTCTTCCAGAGTTGTAAgcttttgaaattcatttcctGGAATTCTTTTTGTTGTGTAGAGAGGGGAAAACACATATCAAGGTTTCATTCGTGTTCAGATGAATCTACTTCGCCCTATCAACATTATTGCTGGCGCGAGTCCACTGTCAATATTTGAGTCAGTTGGAGCACAAAAAGAAGGAGACCAAAGGGTtagattaattaattattaattgatGTCAATTGAGCTCTTAACACCAGGTGTATGCATGAATTCAGACATCCTATCAACGAGAAGAGCTTTGAATTCTTATCATTGAAAAGCTATGTATAACTGCGCCAACCGCATTGaaacataaatttcatttttaataaaaaacaaaaccacGAAAAAAATCTTGGTTATCATTTTGTCAGTGGCTTTGAAAGATTTCATTTGACCGTTGTTATACAAATGAAGGCTGTTGTAGTACTTAGCGTTTGGTTTTCTTCACACTTCAGAGGAAACAAGGAAGAGAATAcgattaaaatttcaaaatgtctTATGTTTTTAATCTTGTTATTTGATCTTCATATAGAATACACATCGAACATCATTTTTCATTCCTGTTGGAACATCGAAAGCTCTACATGTAACAAGTGAAACAACAGTACACGAGGTAAGACATTTCtgcataattaataattatgcagcacaggagtttcaggctttcagacttttaagctcgtattttgcatatataataagctgcgtttacaacctgaaattttaagctagtgagtatacaatgtcacttttccctagatccaaccctctgaggtccagttggtcagttttgaatgtgattgaTGGTGGACCACACACAAAGTAAACAGCctctggataaaaatcaaagctcaaaattttgccagtcaagtttTAAGTAAacatactttcaaaatctgaagaaaaaaaggaagtgattttttgatcatagtaacACTTTGAGTTATTAATGAACAATTTTTGTAGATGTAAATTTCTTGCATATCCACCGTGCATACAATAATGCAAATCATGTTTACTGAACTTTCTGAGATTCTCCCTTACAGGTGATTGTTGCActcctgaaaaaattcagggtAGCTGATAATCCAAGAAAATTTGCTTTGTTTGAGTGCTATCAAGAAGAAGATAAGCATAGTAAGCTTTCCTTCCTTTTACTGTATTATGAACTTTTACATGCAATGCACTGGTATTGAAAGGCCTTTCCACTTTTTTACTCGATTGTCCAATTCAAGAGTTTTCAGGCTGATAATTATGATGAGCTGATTCACTGTGATTTTAACAGGGGTGGGGGGTTCTTGGTCCCTTAAAAGAATTGCTTGactgtgttcccttgttcccaaaatcacttccaaacttgttctcagctttttgatccctaaaatggtttGTGTTCTCCagttccctaagatattttgtaTTAAATCTTTCCCTGTTCCTCATTTCAAATTGGCCATGTTCCCTTGTTGTCGCCAAAACCCTTGGGATGGCCTCagttataattattaattatgaaGAAAAGTCCTGAAATAAgtttttaaccctttccctTGTAAACGTTcctcattgacaagtaaagtcATTTTGCAAGAGACAGTAAAATCTGCGAGTGCCTCTTTTGGGAGTGAATGGCCAGGTTAGCTGTCTCAAGCAGGCTAATAGGGGAAAGTAAAGAAATCAACACAATTTAAATAAAATGGAATTTTAGCTTTTGAAAGGGAAGGTAAAGCATGTGTTCTTGAGGAGAAAAACCTGATGGAGAAAACTCACCCCATAAACAATGATAAGTGCAGTGAACCCAGAACACAATTTTAGAATGCAAGTCCTGTCTCTATGCTTAACTCCGCCCCTTAAAATGGCAATCAGttatgtttttgttatttttgcaaaATGTTCCAGCACTAATGGTAGTAACAGTTTGTTTCCTTCTCCATTAGTCTGTGGAAAGTAAGTCATGGACCACTCAGAGTGGTTAGGGTTAGAGACGGTTTTACCCTtttacacccaaaccggcctgaaCCGGCGagactgtctaacaccagacgattttactcgtcaatggggaacccccgggagtcaatgggttaagtacaTTGCTTGATTAAGTACTCCACATACTGAGTATTTCAAGAATGAGACCTCTCCTCTTTCTTGTGTTGCTAATTAAAGTACTTATCCTAACCTccaaatttacaaagatttgtGGTTTGGGTGAACCTAGTTTCAGCTTCCTTCCTCTTTCCTGACCATTAGCACTTCTGAGGTCCTAGTACTGTGTTTgcgagtagtcacaaacatctGCAAGTAGTGCTTAGTGTTTTGTGTACTGTGTATTGTAAATTACGGCTAGAATCATATTTAAGACAAGCGTTTCGGTGTCcacatgacaccatcatcaggtcaaaatataatatttaacaCTTACAGATAAcaagaatattaatgttcaagttcaagttcaaagtCCCCAAAGGCTAGGTGAAGAGTTTTATTAGCTTTTACATGTATCGAGTTATCtgttaaatattatattttgacctgatgatggtgtcatgagaacaccgaaacgttgtcttagATATGATTCTGCCCGTAATTTTCATCATCAAATCAATAACATGATCATGCCTGAtgtgtattgtaagtagtgtaaataCTGTTTTGTAAGTAGCTTAAGTATCTTATTGTCAATAATGTAAGTACAGTCTAGTAAGTGAAGTAAGTAATTTGTAAGTACCTAATACTCTTTACATATGCTGgtatgacaataataattattaacattaCAATGAATACTTTTTACTTAAAAATCCTAATGCAACCATTGAGAAACAGTGGAAAGGAAGATCATCGCCATCACCATCATCCTGTTTCAACTTATGTTCAGAAATTTGTGCAAATAATTAGATGCaagaccaattttgatatccaacaagaagtgtccctttaagtctttAGAAGCATTTTCTACCTTAGTATTTCGAACAATAAGGTTAGCATTACTTTTAAGCCAGACTGAgtgtaaatgcagcagtttattCTTACTTGAAGAGCAGCACTTtgggagtggggggggggggggagggttgggggacactttgaCATTAatattgtctgtattctgagacttgagtgatgttgaagttgggaaaAAGAGCAAGGGTACATTTTGTACATGATGCTCATTGAAATCAGTCTGCAGTTCTGGACGCGTCTGcccacagggtccagaggagatatgtttctcgttagaacatcaaaacccgtcgaaaacatctgaaataatgggttattttgatcgcgttgacaatcgcgttacagtttcgttacgcattctgtataccgcaaaccaagaggctgagggctcgcaagatcggcttacagtataaaatacGGAAAGGGAGGAAACTTGTACCACGTGACTTCGTTCGATGTGAACCGCAGCACTTGGTGACGGAAGTGAATTGGGACCGGAAACGCAAAAGCAACAGACCGTTACTAATTCGAGAATCAAAACATCAGCTGTGGAGGGAGTTTTAAAATAATGGCGGCTTCTCCCTTGAAAAGACCCGTTCCGTTGCGCGAAAAGCAGCCGGACGAGAAGAGATCCAAAGTATCGAACAGAAAAAAACACGTGTTTGTTTCTAAATGGTAAGATATCTGACCAGTTGGCTTTCGAACGTGAGCCACAAATTACCGTGTTTGATTTTTCCCTGATCGAACTTGACTATTTTACCTGCAGGCTTTCAATGAATTATCGAAGAGACGAACAAAACTTTATTTCCGTACAAGAAATACTTGACGACTCTGTAAATAACAGCtccgaaaaggaaaattttccattgCAAGTCAAAGGACTGGGGATTATTTTAAAGGAGGCCTTTCCACAGGCGAGTAGAGTCCAGCGAAGAGTTAACGGTGGCCGAGTATGGCAgtacccactttcaaaaaacTCAAGATTGGAAGAAGACCGTGTTAAATGGGAAGACTTGCCAGCTTTCACAAAAGAATTCGATTAGCTTTTATCTAGCTCTAGCGACGATTTCTTTGAGTGGATAAAAGTCCAGTCACAAGATCTATGCGAAGGCAGCCGAGTTTTAACTGaagtaaagatctttaaagactgGACATTTGTTGTACACGTCAACAGTCGAAAAGTTGCAAAAGAAACCGTTGGTGTTTTCGAACTTGGGGCATCTTAAAATTACTTCCGATCTTGCACACATTTACTTTATCGCTTCATTTCCGTCACCATATGTTGCGGTGCACACCAAACGAAACCTCTCTCTCGAAGCCGTAAATTTCGGTCgccgaaaatgaatttgaacgCTTTCTTATGCCGTTTTCCTTCAGTATTTGGCAAATACATAACAATTCTAGATCACGTTAGTAAAATCAGGCAATTTAATTTACTTCCATCCGAGTTTCAGGGATTCGAAAATCGGCCCCAAATTAGTTTCCTCCCTTTCCATATTTTATATATGgtaagccgatcttgcgagccctcagtctctttgtttgcggtatacagaatgtgtaacgaaactgtaacgcgatcgtcaacgcgatcaaaataacccattatttcagatgttttcgacgggttttgatgttctaaagacaaacatatctcctctggaccctgtggtCTGCCTTCCTCTTTGCACCAGTAGACCCGCAAGTCCATCATCCTCTCCGTTTCTTCTCTCTGTGTGACTGCTTTTGCCATGCTTCAGCTCTTCTACCCTGCTAGATGAACTTGATGATGATGTGTCTAACTGCATTTTAATTAATTAGCACTTGGGCACTAATCAGGGACATCTCCCTTTTGCCAGTCCTTCTCCAAGTGGTCTTCAGCCTTTCCTCTCATGCCACATACTGCTTTGCACTCTTGCAGTTATTCTTCGGCGGATGTCTGACATGGAGAAGCCATTAGTTTTGAGATTACTCTGGGGTGGAGGTGACATCAGACACAATTTTTCACTTCAGGAAAATGAAACTGGGGATATTATTGTAAGTTGTAGAGGTTATGACACCAGTGGTACCTTAACGTAAATAAGCTTTGTGGAGTACCTTTTTTATGTGCAAGATTTTGTATCCAGCCTTTCTTTGAGTTGATCCACGGTTGGTCACATTTTGTTTTCTAGTGGGATGTTTTCAGTATACCTGAGCTTcagaatttcatgaaaatactTGATAAAGAAGAGGAGGAACACATCACACAGGTCTGTTGCCTTCCTCAGCTCCTCTATAGGTGTTGTCAAATTCTCTTTCAAGTGGAGGAATCATCTTTTCTTTGCCTAGAAAGTATAGTTGAAGTCACTTCCTATTAACCTATTGGGAGTCAATAGAGTGGTAAAGTGTGATGttgcaaatatttaaaattatgaaattatggga
This window harbors:
- the LOC137999806 gene encoding ras association domain-containing protein 1-like encodes the protein MFTEKENKFIESNTKRLQSWLYLRVLLSFERGVYSLLYYLTQMENDEVFVNDGPGFRSHLSQRSPTEFKTLTSADGRDRNRPFSISHPPSGVSTKPNPSSFSPVKDFIANFVNRKGGKKRSSIKRSVTTENVTDEAAPVRHIGRGHSFISLHLRNPTWCDCCGEFIWGLFKQCVRCKNCKYTCHKRCQEQVDLDCTGGWHLGRNNSVDEITMKTLHLIERDDKRKEPFMLHTESPTGSLLRQKIDEFNSSTIGLIMTMRGENTYQGFIRVQMNLLRPINIIAGASPLSIFESVGAQKEGDQRNTHRTSFFIPVGTSKALHVTSETTVHEVIVALLKKFRVADNPRKFALFECYQEEDKHIILRRMSDMEKPLVLRLLWGGGDIRHNFSLQENETGDIIWDVFSIPELQNFMKILDKEEEEHITQVKEKYQTYKERLEQALALVGGGAPVAVRKPPVENHVVEEKVSGGKSLAEREQKAKDGDVVDPSQLGDESEC